A DNA window from Solanum lycopersicum chromosome 3, SLM_r2.1 contains the following coding sequences:
- the LOC104646328 gene encoding uncharacterized protein, translating into MGGGGESATTGEDAFLTGDGEEVTCGGGDVAFGGGDVGFGGGDSVFCGGDGAFGGGDGDKSNLDEGVGGLGGSWISPRLGTTSTNGSLPPEKMHYQMSFRHQSKKRVD; encoded by the coding sequence ATGGGTGGTGGTGGGGAGTCTGCAACGACAGGTGAAGATGCTTTTTTAACTGGTGATGGTGAAGAGGTTACGTGTGGTGGTGGAGATGTAGCTTTTGGTGGTGGAGATGTAGGTTTTGGTGGTGGAGATAGTGTTTTTTGTGGTGGAGATGGAGCTTTTGGTGGTGGAGATGGAGACAAATCTAATTTGGATGAGGGTGTAGGTGGTTTGGGTGGGAGTTGGATTTCCCCAAGATTAGGTACAACATCAACAAATGGTTCTCTTCCCCCTGAGAAAATGCACTATCAGATGAGCTTTCGTCATCAGAGTAAGAAACGAGTGGATTAA